A window from Scheffersomyces stipitis CBS 6054 chromosome 7, complete sequence encodes these proteins:
- the ANG1 gene encoding pH-regulated antigen precursor (pH-regulated antigen precursor (PRA1)(58 kDa fibrinogen binding mannoprotein)) → MKFSSVLLFTSTALAAPASPDSFSQVRVPAYDWSSGWVKDFPIHSSCNETQYNQLRSALEETEELAAHARDHTLRFGNNSDFFRLYFGNETASAEVIGWFDSIVSEDKSALTFRCDNPDGNCDLEGYAGHWRGENGSDETVICDLSFSSRLSLTKLCSAGFTVGRYKNTNYWSADLLHRIWHTDAFGKGAIGHYADTYEDVLELAKTNGSRAVRNSASLILYALDIYAHDISVPGVGCNGIYEFRNGKMIQTEDKTTTTAADIKATATNAMTSNAETADAETEIASNCHTHDDGSTHC, encoded by the exons ATGAAATTTTCATCTGTTCTTTTATTCACGTCTACTGCTTTAGCCGCACCAGCATCACCTGACTCTTTTTCGC AAGTCAGAGTTCCAGCTTACGACTGGTCTTCTGGTTGGGTTAAAGACTTTCCAATACATTCTTCATGTAATGAGACTCAATACAACCAACTCCGCTCGGcccttgaagaaactgaagaattggctgCTCATGCCAGAGATCACACATTGAGATTCGGTAACAACTCCGACTTTTTCAGACTTTATTTTGGAAATGAAACTGCCTCTGCTGAAGTGATTGGTTGGTTTGACAGTATAGTCAGTGAGGATAAGAGTGCCCTCACTTTCCGATGTGACAACCCAGATGGTAACTGTGATCTTGAAGGTTATGCTGGCCATTGGAGAGGTGAAAACGGTTCCGATGAAACTGTCATCTGTGATTTGTCGTTCTCTTCTCGTTTGTCACTTACAAAATTATGTTCAGCAGGATTCACTGTTGGTAGATATAAGAATACCAATTACTGGTCGgctgatcttcttcatagAATCTGGCACACCGATGCCTTTGGAAAGGGGGCAATAGGCCACTACGCTGATACCTACGAAGACGTTTTGGAGTTGGCCAAGACCAACGGTAGCAGAGCAGTCAGAAATTCTGCATCCTTGATACTTTATGCTCTCGATATATATGCTCACGATATTTCCGTTCCAGGAGTTGGGTGCAATGGCATCTACGAATTTAGAAATGGTAAGATGATACAG ACTGAAGACAAAACTACTACTACTGCTGCTGATATCAAAGCTACTGCCACCAATGCTATGACTAG
- the ZRT2.3 gene encoding Zinc-regulated transporter 2 (Low-affinity zinc transport protein ZRT2) (go_function metal ion transporter activity~go_component membrane~go_process metal ion transport), whose protein sequence is MKFHTLVLIAASISVALAEVTSLGQCHFHGLSQFCIDNEGEEGTISPAPTNTENAPLSYTGCHSHGSDIYCLHGSSEVMFLLESEADTHQSSSAGRKCHFHAGVEHCDGGSEAEVEPTCERYDRDYNIPLRIGLLFAILVSSIIAAFGPLFLKNLFKLSLEGYIATVIKQFGTGVIISTAFVHLLTHAALMWGNSCIKLKYEATGNAISMAGIFLAFLVEFIASRVLRGRSKMIESSTRVQKGNDDEKNSATSSDEIRPQPVVGYDHCHGVSPQDKFSVYIMEAGIIFHSVLIGVTLVVAGDSYFITLFIVILFHQVFEGLALGARIAEIDNANIVTKMIMAGLFAVITPVGMAIGIGVLNKFNGNDPSTIIALGTLDSFSAGVLIWTGILEMWAHDWIFGHLARAPLLKTGVALISLVAGMILMSFLGKWA, encoded by the exons ATGAAGTTCCACACATTAGTGCTAATTGCGGCGTCTATTTCTGTTGCACTTGCTGAAGTTACATCTCTTGGGCAATGTCATTTCCATGGTTTATCACAGTTCTGTATCGATAATGAAGGAGAAGAGGGAACAATTTCTCCAGCTCCTACGAACACTGAAAATGCTCCTCTTAGCTATACTGGTTGTCATAGCCATGGCTCAGATATATACTGTCTACACGGAAGCTCAGAA GTaatgttcttgttggaatctGAAGCAGACACACATCAAAGTAGCTCGGCaggaagaaaatgtcaCTTCCATGCTGGAGTTGAACACTGCGACGGAGGAAGTGAGGCAGAAGTAGAACCTACTTGTGAGAGATACGACCGTGATTACAACATACCACTTAGAATTGGGCTCCTTTTTGCAATATTAGTTTCAAGTATCATTGCAGCCTTTGGTcccttgttcttgaagaacttgtttAAGCTATCCTTGGAAGGTTATATTGCCACTGTTATAAAGCAATTTGGTACCGGTGTTATAATTTCTACCGCGTTTGTTCATTTGCTTACACATGCCGCTCTTATGTGGGGTAACTCGTGTATTAAGCTTAAATATGAAGCCACCGGCAATGCCATTTCGATGGCCGGAATTTTCCTCgcatttcttgttgaattcaTTGCCAGTAGAGTTCTTAGAGGAAGATCAAAAATGATAGAGAGCTCCACTAGAGTTCAAAAAGGAAATGACGATGAGAAGAATCTGGCTACCAGTTCTGATGAAATTAGACCACAGCCCGTTGTTGGCTATGACCATTGTCATGGTGTTTCACCACAGGACAAGTTTTCTGTCTATATAATGGAAGCTGGGattatttttcactccGTTCTTATTGGTGTCACTTTGGTTGTTGCTGGAGATTCTTACTTCATTACTTTATTTATAGTTATCTTATTtcatcaagtctttgagGGATTGGCTTTGGGTGCAAGAATTGCTGAAATCGATAATGCCAATATAGTCACTAAAATGATAATGGCAGGACTCTTCGCAGTAATCACTCCTGTTGGCATGGCCATTGGTATTGGtgtattgaacaagttcaacgGTAACGACCCTAGCACTATCATAGCTTTAGGAACTTTGgattctttttctgctgGTGTGCTTATTTGGACTGGCATTCTTGAAATGTGGGCCCATGATTGGATCTTTGGTCATTTAGCCAGAGctccattgttgaagacCGGAGTTGCCTTGATCTCCCTCGTTGCCGGAATGATACTTATGAGTTTTCTCGGTAAATGGGCTTAA
- the SUC1.3 gene encoding Probable sucrose utilization protein SUC1 (Probable sucrose utilization protein SUC1 (MAL33)~go_component nucleus~go_function transcription factor activity; zinc ion binding; DNA binding~go_process regulation of transcription, DNA-dependent; transcription) yields the protein MASVNTSVRSRKSKRSRPCDGCALRKIKCSDSRPCTRCLNNGIPCTNNRIRKKCGPKSKKLQDPQYFPVEPIQFFAGTTTPIDKIPNNTEYLPFELIPMNILLPCLQVYQTWYYSLWPVLSVTHLVTKLSTIPPGEQLNDETSISYALCLAVCAAISKQIAFISENSNIIKLPSGVQARDYALAALRIRNEYEHPLNPTSETLLTSFFLYVYYINNKGGTAAAIMYLREAISMAQIMHLQDADTYMGKPPAEVHRLRKIYYLLLVTERYMCIQDGVPVILDSSIPFPMSDGEEYSDLLTGFTELVKIFSIPDRLFFEKMSASHSNNTFGGNFDNLKNFFHLPINNITEGWVVDVDNRIKGISITTKASDIQKVNLLLSKHWMRSLVWHISFQNGLLSINREENDCLSVRYPVAIAYEFLTSTSNLPMYAFESNGPGVVVKLLEIANGLADTMNDLTYIRNGVDTFACSNALTSIFWLISKFKTDVTLPLNLYNKIEGIVNASPIPRMRFSPVSRVLEEEIAKITSDVSSSSESSEEALGIVAWT from the exons ATGGCTTCTGTGAATACTTCTGTCCGATCTCGAAAGCTGAAACGTTCTCGCCCCTGCGATGGATGTGCTCTTAGAAAGATCAAATGCTCGGATTCTAGACCATGCACTCGATGTCTCAACAATGGAATACCTTGtaccaacaacagaatAAGAAAAAAGTGTGGACCCAAGTCCAAAAAGCTACAAGACCCGCAATACTTCCCAGTGGAGCCGATACAATTCTTTGCGGGCACAACCACTCCCATAGATAAGATACCAAACAATACCGAATACTTGCCCTTC GAACTCATTCCAATGAATATCTTGCTTCCATGTCTCCAGGTTTACCAAACATGGTACTACAGTTTGTGGCCCGTATTATCTGTGACCCACTTGGTAACCAAGCTTTCAACTATCCCGCCAGGAGAACAACTTAATGATGAGACTTCTATTTCTTATGCGCTCTGTTTGGCTGTGTGTGCCGCTATCTCCAAACAAATTGCTTTCATTAGCGAAAATTCAAACATAATCAAGCTCCCTTCCGGAGTTCAAGCTCGAGATTACGCTTTGGCGGCTCTCAGAATACGGAATGAGTATGAACATCCCCTCAATCCTACAAGTGAGACTTTGTTAAcgtccttcttcttgtatgtTTATTATATCAACAATAAAGGAGGTACTGCTGCTGCGATTATGTATTTAAGGGAGGCTATTTCCATGGCCCAAATAATGCATTTACAGGATGCGGATACTTATATGGGGAAGCCCCCTGCTGAAGTCCATCGTTTGCGGAAAATCTACTACCTTTTATTGGTTACAGAGAGGTATATGTGTATTCAAGATGGTGTTCCAGTCATTTTAGATTCCAGTATTCCTTTCCCAATGTCTGACGGCGAGGAGTATTCAGATCTTTTGACTGGATTCACAGAGCTCGTTAAAATTTTTTCCATACCCGATCGTTTATTCTTTGAGAAGATGAGTGCCTCGCATAGCAATAATACGTTTGGTGGTAACTTCGACAAcctcaagaacttcttccacttgCCAATTAATAACATCACAGAAGGTTGGGTGGTGGACGTGGATAACAGGATCAAAGGAATATCGATAACAACGAAGGCTTCAGACATCCAAAAGGTCAACTTGTTGCTCTCTAAACATTGGATGAGATCTCTTGTTTGGCATATTTCCTTTCAGAATGGACTTCTATCTATCAACcgagaagaaaatgattgTTTAAGTGTCAGATACCCGGTTGCAATTGCTTACgaattcttgacttcaacaagcAACTTGCCCATGTATGCATTCGAATCCAATGGTCCGGGGGTAGTTGTAAAATTATTAGAAATTGCCAATGGTTTAGCTGATACAATGAATGATCTTACATATATCAGGAACGGGGTGGATACGTTTGCGTGCCTGAATGCCTTGACATCTATATTCTGGCTCATCTCCAAATTTAAGACTGATGTCACTCTTCCGTTGAATTTGTATAACAAAATCGAAGGTATAGTTAATGCCAGCCCTATTCCAAGGATGCGTTTCTCTCCCGTTTCTA GGGTTCTCGAAGAGGAAATAGCGAAAATAACATCTgatgtttcttcatctagcgaatcttctgaagaagcaCTTGGAATAGTAGCATGGACTTAA
- the KIN3 gene encoding G2-specific serine/threonine protein kinase (go_function protein kinase activity; ATP binding~go_process protein amino acid phosphorylation), with product MSYTNISEEYEPLEVIGKGSFGTVRKVRSKTTGKLLVRKEIEYTSMNPQERNQLISELRILRELDHPQIVKYYRHDHIIENKSIHIYMEYCDGGDLAQIINNFKKNKEQVPEEFVWQVLVQILLALHRCHYGIDAKKVNLFSNSSGIEPSINSETVVIHRDIKPDNIFILNSGKSIKLGDFGLAKMLTSQNDFAKTYVGTPYYMSPEVLMDNPYSPVCDIWSLGCVLFELCTLQPPFQAKTHLQLQTKIKRGIIPEVPEIYSSQLRSIIKECITVEPEARPSCFELLETLSIKFLRKEMEIKETSSNLNEFQKQLLKKNDELKKKESFLLNLEAKIMRQRDELEDEYENMQIKCNAQKKLLEEELIGEFEMRKRAMDLEAKEVRLGYQREFRLVVEQEVQQRVKDILAKQQYSSDLRRKSSDPTSNSPIKQQTPTSTPQLKSHSYHNQQYSTTDQQLSPLKPKGPRDLDDTQKRVPLKNRNNDDHDPYYSHQMKSQSPSRNAQAIYQKRVTDEFERLSLERRQIPEIEDSYSRKNFRH from the coding sequence ATGTCTTACACCAATATAAGTGAAGAGTACGAACCATTGGAAGTTATAGGCAAGGGATCTTTCGGGACGGTGAGAAAGGTTCGGCTGAAGACTACCGGTAAGCTTCTCGTCAGAAAGGAAATTGAGTATACTTCAATGAATCCTCAGGAAAGAAACCAGCTCATATCAGAACTTAGAATCCTTCGAGAACTAGACCATCCCCAAATCGTCAAGTATTACCGTCATGATCATATTATAGAAAATAAGCTGATCCATATTTACATGGAATATTGTGATGGAGGCGACCTTGCTCAGATCATCAAtaatttcaaaaaaaacaaagaacAAGTTCCAGAGGAATTTGTATGGCAGGTATTGGTTCAGATTTTATTGGCCCTTCATCGATGTCATTACGGAAtagatgcaaaaaaagTGAATCTATTCTCGAACTCAAGTGGAATTGAGCCCAGCATCAATTCTGAGACTGTAGTGATCCATCGCGATATCAAACCAGACaatattttcattttgaattctGGGAAGTCTATCAAATTGGGTGATTTTGGATTGGCCAAAATGTTGACATCTCAGAACGATTTTGCAAAGACATATGTGGGAACCCCCTACTACATGTCGCCCGAAGTATTGATGGATAATCCATACTCTCCAGTATGTGATATCTGGTCTTTGGGTTGTGTTCTCTTCGAGCTTTGTACGCTTCAACCACCTTTTCAGGCGAAGACCCatctacaattgcaaacAAAGATTAAACGAGGGATCATTCCTGAAGTTCCGGAAATATACTCGTCGCAACTAAGGTCTATAATAAAAGAATGCATTACAGTAGAGCCAGAGGCACGTCCCTCTTGTTTTGAATTGTTAGAGACCTTATCGATCAAGTTCcttagaaaagaaatggaGATAAAAGAGACGAGTTCAAATCTCAACGAatttcagaagcaattgcTTAAAAAAAatgatgaattgaagaaaaaggaaagTTTTTTACTAAACTTGGAGGCTAAGATAATGAGGCAAAGGgatgaattggaagacgaaTACGAAAACATGCAAATAAAATGCAATGCCCAAAAGAAGCTCCTCGAGGAAGAATTAATTGGTGAGTTCGAAATGAGAAAACGAGCCATGGATTTGGAAGCAAAAGAGGTACGTTTGGGATATCAAAGAGAGTTCAGGTTGGTGgtagaacaagaagttcaacagCGTGTCAAAGACATCCTTGCCAAGCAACAATACTCTTCTGATCTCCGAAGAAAGTCTTCTGATCCAACCTCCAATTCGCCTATTAAACAGCAAACTCCAACATCGACGCCACAACTTAAGAGCCACTCATATCATAACCAGCAGTATTCGACTACTGATCAACAATTATCGCCATTAAAACCAAAGGGACCTAGAGATTTAGATGATACTCAGAAGAGAGTACCTCTTAAAAACCGCAATAATGATGACCATGACCCTTATTATTCACATCAGATGAAGTCTCAATCGCCTTCTAGAAATGCTCAAGCTATTTATCAAAAACGGGTCACTGATGAGTTTGAGAGATTGAGcttggaaagaagacaaattcctgaaattgaagactcTTATTCTCGAAAGAATTTTAGACACTAA
- the PUR7 gene encoding Phosphoribosylaminoimidazole-succinocarboxamide synthase (SAICAR synthetase) (go_function phosphoribosylaminoimidazolesuccinocarboxamide synthase activity~go_process purine nucleotide biosynthesis), whose translation MSLHTTELDNILPLVTRGKVRDIYQVDENTLLFVATDRISAYDVIMDNAVPEKGKLLTKLSEFWFEFLSQTIPNHLILSKNDDESLFAKLPAQLSEAKYKLQLSGRSLLVRKLKLIPLEVIVRGYITGSAWKEYKKTQTVHGLSVEAGLLESQEFATPIFTPSTKADQGEHDENISPEKAAEIVGQELCDKLAKAAIELYTKAKEYAKTRGIIIADTKFEFGLDTDHNLVLVDEVLTPDSSRFWNASAYKLGKSQESYDKQFLRDWLTSNGIAGKDGVKMDEDIVARTRAKYIEAYEAITGDKWTS comes from the coding sequence ATGTCTTTGCACACTACAGAATTAGACAACATCTTGCCTTTGGTTACCAGGGGTAAAGTCAGAGATATCTACCAAGTGGATGAAAACACTTTATTGTTTGTAGCTACAGACAGAATCTCTGCTTATGATGTGATAATGGATAATGCTGTTCCTGAGAAGGGGAAGctcttgaccaagttgtcTGAATTCTGGTTCGAGTTTTTGTCGCAGACTATACCTAACCATCTTATCCTATCTAAGAACGATGACGAAAGTTTGTTTGCTAAATTGCCAGCTCAATTGTCTGAAGCAAAGTataaattgcaattgtcaGGTAGATCGTTGTTGGTgagaaagttgaagttgattcCACTAGAAGTGATTGTCAGAGGTTACATAACGGGCTCTGCTTGGAAGGAGTACAAGAAGACTCAGACTGTTCATGGTTTGTCAGTTGAAGCTGGCTTGTTGGAATCACAAGAATTTGCAACTCCAATTTTCACTCCATCGACCAAAGCTGATCAAGGTGAACATGATGAAAACATTTCCCCAGAAAAGGCTGCTGAGattgttggccaagaatTGTGTGATAAATTAGCCAAAGCTGCTATCGAATTGTACACGAAGGCTAAGGAGTACGCAAAGACTAGAGGCATCATCATAGCTGATACCAAGTTCGAATTCGGTTTGGATACTGACCACAATTTGGTTTTGGTTGATGAAGTTTTGACTCCAGATTCTTCCAGATTCTGGAATGCTTCTGCCTACAAATTAGGCAAATCTCAAGAATCTTATGACAAGCAATTTTTGAGAGACTGGTTAACTTCGAACGGCATTGCTGGCAAGGACGGAGTTAAGATGGACGAAGATATTGTCGCAAGGACCAGAGCCAAGTACATCGAAGCATACGAAGCTATCACTGGCGACAAATGGACCTCTTAA
- the HYR6.5 gene encoding von Willebrand factor (VWF2) (Exo-alpha-sialidase von Willebrand factor similar to hyphally regulated cell wall protein): MLLFRCLARAFLFASVALALTISHPQVTRGSINLSFGDLTIKSGSFWSIFDNNISIFKGDIRVKKNAGLFITSTNKLIGLKVELYAGKGSIKNEGLIVFNSLVSLTPSFYKLIGKSFTNKGEIFLISSGCALPTAALLAPKWKNTGSITFYQAKRNNGIVSLGSPGSKIENKGQICLFNQLYKQTTRIVGSGCITADQDSSVFFSNCLMDIDRKQTVYLADSKSSVRAVAIAKPRTFRIAGFGNGNKIGLDLPLFKLLSSPFSYNSRTGILSLRIKGNWGQDFDIGLGYDSRLFKVTTDTSLGLLSVPWGAVKYEGPVPNKQIPSNCRPCKPFPPAPTTTTTTKACSPKSTTSLTTSKTSSPKPTTTSTTSNAQTTITTTWTGTTTRTITETDTPGGTDTVIVEEPTTSNTQ, encoded by the coding sequence ATGCTTCTCTTCAGATGTTTAGCAAGGGCTTTTCTCTTTGCATCTGTTGCATTAGCGCTTACAATCAGCCATCCTCAGGTAACTAGAGGTAGCATAAACCTCTCATTTGGTGATTTAACTATTAAGTCTGGCTCTTTTTGGTCTATATTTGATAATAACATATCTATTTTTAAAGGAGATATTCGGGTGAAGAAAAATGCTGGTCTTTTTATCACATCTACTAACAAATTGATCGGTTTGAAAGTAGAACTTTATGCTGGTAAGGGTTCGATAAAGAACGAAGGTTTGATTGTCTTTAACTCTCTCGTATCTTTGACTCCTTCCTTCTACAAGCTTATCGGTAAGAGTTTTACCAATAAAGGTGAAATATTTTTGATCTCTAGTGGTTGTGCTTTACCTACAGCTGCCCTTTTGGCTCCAAAATGGAAGAACACTGGATCGATAACCTTCTATCAGGCCAAGAGGAACAACGGTATTGTAAGTTTGGGCTCCCCTGGATCAAAGATTGAAAACAAGGGTCAGATTTGTTTATTTAATCAACTTTACAAGCAAACAACACGCATTGTTGGCAGTGGCTGTATTACTGCAGACCAAGACTCCAgtgtcttcttttcaaactgTTTGATGGATATCGATAGAAAACAAACGGTGTACTTGGCCGATTCGAAATCCTCTGTAAGAGCTGTTGCCATTGCTAAACCCAGAACTTTCAGAATTGCAGGATTTGGAAATGGTAACAAGATTGGATTGGACTTACCACTTTTCAAATTACTTCTGTCTCCATTTTCCTATAATTCTAGAACTGGTATCTTGTCTCTCAGAATTAAGGGCAATTGGGGTCAAGATTTTGATATTGGATTAGGTTATGATTCAAGATTATTCAAAGTTACGACCGATACTAGTCTCGGATTGTTGAGTGTTCCGTGGGGAGCAGTTAAGTACGAAGGACCAGTACCTAATAAGCAGATTCCAAGCAACTGCAGGCCATGCAAACCTTTCCCACCAGCTCcaactactactactacaacCAAAGCATGCTCTCCAAAATCTACCACCTCCTTAACTACTTCCAAAACATCCTCTCCAAAACCTACCACCACCTCAACAACATCCAATGCACAAACTACAATTACgactacttggactggcACCACCACAAGAACTATTACTGAGACCGATACGCCAGGTGGTACAGACACTGTTATCGTTGAAGAGCCAACTACCTCCAACACTCAA